The sequence below is a genomic window from Acetobacter vaccinii.
CATGGCGTTTTCACAAAGTGCCGGGGCCGAGGTGGAACGCCCGCTGGCCAGTGTGGTAATCGGGGGGCTGGTGTCCTCCACCTTGTTGACGCTACTGGTTCTGCCATCGCTTTATGCCCGTATCATGCGCGAGAAGGACCAGCCCTGATGCGTATCCTCATTATTGAAGATGAACCCGACTTGGGGGCCGCCATGCAGGAGCGGGTGCGTCTGGACGGGCACGCCGTAGACTGGTTCACCACGCTGGAGGACGCCCGCGCAGCTCTGGCTGCCGTGTCCTACGATTTCATGCTGCTGGACCTTGGCCTGCCCGATGGCAACGGCCGCGACCTGCTACGCGAAGCCCGCAGGGCCACGCCCAGTATGGCTATTCTGATCACCACGGCGGAAGACCAGATCAGCGACAGGATTGCGGGCCTGTCCGATGGTGCGGACGACTATATTGTCAAACCCTTTGACCTGAACGAACTGGTTGCCCGCATTGCCGCCGTCGCACGCCGGTATGCCACCCCCCACACACAGACCCAGCGCAACCTTGGCGACATTACCATCGACCGGGAAAGCCGCACCGTGTCCCGCAACGGGCAGACACTGGACCTGACCGCGCGTGAGTGGGCGATTATGGAGCTTCTGTCACGCAGCCCCGGGCGCATTTACTCCCGCACCCAGATCGACACCGCCCTGTATGCGCTGGACCATGATGTTGGCAGCAATACAATAGAAGTTTTTATAAGCCGCCTGCGCCGCAAACTGGGCAGCCCGGTCATACGGACCATCCGTGGCCGTGGATACTGCCTGGATGACAGACCCACACCATGAAGCGCTGGAGCCTATCCACCCGCATTGTCAGCGGTGTGATGATGGTCGTGGTCCTGGGCCTGCTGGTGCTGGGGGTCGCGGTCGGGGGCTTTACCCGCTACGAGGTGACAGAGCGGCTGGACAATTCGTTACAGGAAGTTGCTGAGCGTTTGCAGGCTTTTGTAGCAGCCCGCCTGCATGATGCCCCCTCGGCCGTGGCGTGGCTGCCAGAGGTCGGCCCCCGCACACTGGCCTATCAGGTACTGGACGCGGCGGGGGCTGTTGTCCTGCGATCCCAGAACGCCCCTGACACCCCATTTGTGCGCAGTGGGCAGACCGGCTTTGCCAATGCCCCCCATTTCAGGGTGTATGTGGCGGCCCCGACAGCAGGCCAGTACCGCGTGCTGGTCGGTGAACCCACCTTCCACCGGCGGGAGGCTGTCTGGCGGGCAATGGTGATATCCATTGTACCCATGGTGCTTTTTCTGCCCGTGCTCTGGTGTCTTGTG
It includes:
- a CDS encoding response regulator transcription factor gives rise to the protein MRILIIEDEPDLGAAMQERVRLDGHAVDWFTTLEDARAALAAVSYDFMLLDLGLPDGNGRDLLREARRATPSMAILITTAEDQISDRIAGLSDGADDYIVKPFDLNELVARIAAVARRYATPHTQTQRNLGDITIDRESRTVSRNGQTLDLTAREWAIMELLSRSPGRIYSRTQIDTALYALDHDVGSNTIEVFISRLRRKLGSPVIRTIRGRGYCLDDRPTP